ggtctctaaggtgctgctggaaggaatttttatttttttttatttttgatttgaCTAAAAAAAGAGAGTCAGCCTTGCTAAACCCTGCTAAATGTTGACTTAAATTATAAGTACTGTACCAGTTACAAGCTGTAGGAACCCCTCCATTTCCTTTAACATTGTTAATTTATCACCACTGGTGCTACAAAGTAGCAGTGAAACCAACATGCCATTTTAGTGTCTGATACGTGCACCTGCGAAGAACAATTCTTTAAACAGAGCAGTACCACCCTCTGAAAGAGTTAGTGCTGTTCACTGTACCTTTCTATTCTGACGCCTTCTCTTGCCTCATCTGAGGTGCCTTTGGCTGCTAGCTCTACAGCGTCCTTCTCAGGTACAGCAAGCAGAGATTGACAGAGCTCAGGAGAATTGCTGAGGTTATGGAAAAAGAAGGGACACTGTTAGAGGAGAGGAAGGCCATAATGTCATAGACTTGAGAATTGTTCATACAAAGCTTATCCTAAAATTTGgagtaaatatatatttttaacctaCAAAATACACTTAAGGTTAATAAAGGTTAGTCATTGGTGCAAGATACACTTTGGCTATCAATGggattagattttttaaaaataaaaatatagctcTAGGAATGGAGATAAAAGTTAAGGACTGTATCCTGTGACTAACTTAAATCAATTAATCCCCCCTCCGAAAAAAATGTACTCCAAGAATGAATAATAAGATACAACCCTAAGACTTCTTCCTCACTACGGATCCTCCAAGATTGGGAGGAGGGGGATGGAGAGAGGCACATTGAGTCAATCTGCTGAATTTCTCCCTGGTCTGCAGCTTTTAATGGCCCAGGTGCTCCCTCTGTGGGAGAACCAGGCAACCAAAATATCCTGGACATGCAAATCCCCGATTAAAAATCCCACACATCTGAACACCTATTTTGACTGCAACAATACAATATACCAGCTGAAATCCCGATTAGTCAAATGAAACACTGCTTATGTGCTATTTGATAATAAAGCATTCCATCAATGGGGCATTTCAAAATACTAGAGCACCTTGGAATACAAGTTTGAGTATTTCAGGGACATTTTACAAcagcagagtaaaaaaaaaaacctgaaggctaTACTTTTTCATGTATATAAGAGCAGGCACCTACAAACAAGTCTACACTTCTCAGTACTGCAAGGCTGCCTGATTTTTAGGTATTAGGGGGAGTGACTGAAAACTGAGAAATCATAGCGTGTCTGGgctaataaataaatggaggggGTTGCTGAAACTCCAGCTTTGACAGGTCCCAGACTATGGCAATACTCCCAACAATAATGTGCATTTTCCCCTAAGACTAACATTTCCTGAGAATAATATTACAGTTTTTCTCCAAATAGActgcaaataaaatagaaactaTACCCAGCTTAACTCTATGCAATCAATAAGTGAATAAATCCACCTTCAAGCTATTTTACTTGAACTTCAGCATGCAGATAAATCTCTTTTACggttaattttaatttaaaataggtACCTTTCAACAGGTAATTCTCTAGGGAGGCTGTGCTCAGATTCGGGGAGCGGAGTGGTTGATCCCTCTTCCTGGACATCCTGAAGGGGCTTCTCATCTGTGAAATTCTCTTCTCTGCATTGATTTGCAGAGGCAGTTTCAGCAGCATCCATACACACATTTTGTTCCATCACTTGAACAGTTTCTGAATGCTTTTTTGCATCGGTCCCTTGATCACATATGTTGGGTTGCAGAGCCGAGTTACCTATATCAGTGACTGGTGTGCTGGTAATACCCGTTTTAGGGGTGTCAACAGAAAGACCTGCTTCTGTTTCTGCTGTACTCAGCATGATGTCATTTGCTTCTGCCACACACCCCTCAAGCACATTGGGTTCTGCTTTGCATTCGCCTGACGAACCACCATCAAGATTTACTTCATTTTTAAAGTAATCTATTAGCCCATGTACTGCTGTGTCTGGTCCGTGCTTTTGCTCCTCAGCATCAGTTGGCACCTGCAGGCATTTTGTACTGTCCACGGCATCCTGCTGCTGCACCACGCCTGCTTTGTCGTCAACTGTATTCCCATCCCAAGGATAGTTGCAGCTGGGTTCCTTCTGATTTTCACCAGGCAGCATCCCAGACTGTTCCATTTGTTCTTTTTGTACACAAAGGTCATCTAGAAGAGACAATACTGACATGTTCTCTAGATCAGTGGTACTCTCTTGGTTTACCTGGTCTTCACTTGGCAGTGGGTCATGGCATTGGTTTCCATAATGTATTAGCTCTTCTTTAGATAAACCTGGTTCTGCATTACACAGACTAATCAAATTACCTTCCTTTGCAGCGGCAGTTCTGTCAAGATCACTCTTAGGAACAACTTCTGAAGAGGCAGCAATCATTGCAGGCAGGTCAGTGTCAGAAGGAGAAGGCAGGTTACAAGAATCTGCAGGTtgctgcttccccacttccagaCTCATCAGATCCCTATCAATGTCTCTGCTCACAGCACTAACACATCCACTTTGCTCTGCCTTCAGCGCTCTACTGCTTGAGCTCTCCACTTTGCTGTCTAACTTTGGGGAACTTGTCGAAGGTTCTTGACTGAAACCAAAATCATTGATAGGGATCCTTTCTGAAAAGGCATCTGGCAAACTGTATTCCTGAGTGTGTGCCAATGGTTCTTCCTTCTCTTTAGCAGCTTGGTTGAAAAACCCAGCCTCTAAAGGCAACACACATCCTTCGGTTTTCTGATCACTCTCTGGTTCTCCATTTTTATTGCTTCCATCCCCTTCTTCCAATACTTGCTTAAACTCTGGCATTTCTCTAGGTGCTGGGCTGTCGTCCTTCTCACTGGCACTGCTTTCAGCTGAAAGGTGGGGTAGCTCCGTAGTCAGAGCACTGTGAACTGACTTCTCAAATATTTTGCTAATATGCTTCCTGAAATCAAAAAAGCCAATGCCGAAGGACCTGGAAGTCGAAGCATCGTGCTGTTTCTCAGAGGTCTCTGCAGGTTGCATGGGAGTCTCTATTCCCATCTTGGGGGTGCTGAAATTCTCTACAAAAACACACTCGCTCTTTCCTGCATTTTCTCCTGTGTTTTCTACTATCTCATTGTGCTTGTCATCTACACAGGTGATATTTGTTGCAACACCCTCATTACAGCCTGCTTGCTTACCGAGAGATGAAAGGCTCAGAAGCCGCTCTTCTAAGCTTGAAAGGCTGAAGAGAGATTCTCCTGAGCTGTCAAACTGCTGGTCTTTGAAGCTGACATCATATTCTCCtccttttgttttaattgctgaGATCTCAGCCTGCATCTTCTTGAAATTAAACAGTGACAAACTTCCTTTGGACTGCCTGGCCCCAACAGGGTCCTCTAAGGTTAAGGCACGCTCTTCAGAAAAGGAACTTGGGTTGGGAATCACAGAGTCTTTTCCTGGGGCTGTCCCTGTGAGAATATTGTCTGAGTGTACTGCTTTAGGCCTTTTTTGATCTGTTGTTCTGTTGTCTACTGAAGTACCACCGAAGTGTATggctgtagctgctgctgctgctgctgctgctgctgctgctgctgctgctgcgacttGCAAATCAGGACTGGTCCCTAACAGCTTCTGGCATTCTGTAAGTTCTTTTTGTAATTCATTCACAATGCCATGATGCATGCAGTTTGTAGGCTGTTGGCTCACTCTGGTGTCCCAGTCTCCTGAAACTGCCGGCAGAGCTGTTAAGTCTGCTTGAGAGCCAGCCAGCAAAAAGTCAGCCTTTTGAGTACTGTCTGTATTGATGGAAGCAATTTCTGTGATTTCAGGTGGATATCCCTTTGTTCCTGCTTTTTCAGCAGCCATGAAAGTTAAGTCCTGTTCTTCACTTCTTTTTACAAGTTCACCTTTCAGGGTAATTTCATCAAATAAATTAAAGTTCTCTTTTATTTCTTCTACCTCTGAGCCTTTTTCTGCCAACACTGTAACTTTAGACGGCAGTGCAAGATCATTCCTGCTGCTCTCAGAATCACCCTCTGCACTTGGCATTTTAAAACCCACTAGCAAGGTCTGTGGCTGTTCACCATCAGCAGTGACAGTTTCATGAATCCCTGGGATACATTCTGCAACATCCGTGTTGTTTTTACCTGTGCTGTCTGTCAGCCCACATAAACCACCCAACTGCTCATTTATCACTTCATTGGGATCTGCTCCTTCATGAAAACCGTCTGAAATCAAAGAATTCAAATTAGGGAGTTCTTGCTTAGATTTGCTTGCTATTTCTTTGTTAAGGCAGCTTTCCTCCACCTGTGGGTTTATTAGAGTTTTCAAGTTGCCGCCTTGCGCAATATCTCTCGTGGATTCAGAAATACTTGACAAAGGTGCATTTCCATCTGGGACAGCTGTGGAATCATTTTTCATCTCCAGCCCGCAAAGTATTGTTTGGGGTTTGTGTAGAATGTCTATAAATACTTTCATTTCACTTTCACACAGTCCCTGAAGGCTGCTGGGTGCATTTAACTCCagtgcatgctctctctcagatGTTTCCCTGGTCTTTTGTTCCTCGGGACCTGTCACGGTTTTAAGGTTGTTGCGATCCAAGTTTGGGAGTTCTGTGTTCAAACTGTGCTGTTGATCGCTGCAGAACGAGGGAAGGGACTGTGAGCTGTCTTTCAGGTCCACTTGTGGAGATGGGATCAAACCATCCTCCACTTGTTCCACATCCACAACCTTGCTGGGAAGAGCTTCTAGAGATGCTTCACCCTCACTGCTCTTTAGTGGATAATTAGGCTCCCATATGCTGCCATCATGTAAGTTCCCCAGCATCTGCTGCTGGCAATCAATCTCCACAACCCCTGGGCTGCCAGAATAATCCCTTTTCATACTTTGGTCATTGGCTTCAGTCACTTGTTCCTGCTGGTCTTGCTGTGGGGAGGCAAAGTTGCTTTCAAGTTTTTGTGCCAAAATGGTATCGGTTGCCTgacttttcatttctgttttgtatttctcATGCCTGTTTTCATTCCCCTCTTTCTCATCTGCAGTACTGCTTTGTTCAGCAACAATCACAGGTACACTGTCAGCATCACTGCCACCTATCTGGCTGGTTTTTTTGCTTTCAGAATGAGATGTGTCCTCCTGGATTCCTGCTTTTCCTAATGCAACACATTCAGCAATCGGTGCCCATTCATTTATGTCCAGAAGTGCCAGCTCTGCTTTAGGAACTGGTGTTTTTTCTGCCAATGTTgcattgccttcagatgttacGTCATGCGTAGTGAGGCCTTCCAGCTCCCACACACTTCTTTCAGCAAGTGTGCCCTCCCAGGATCCCTCTTGCTTATTTTGCATAACATCATTGTCCTCAGACCGCAGCAGCAGTGAACCATGTGCCTCTTCTAAACAaacttcctttgccatttcacaggCAGGGAAGCTGAGCAGCAGGTCTTCTGCACTGGGGTTTAAAAGATCACAGCTCTGTGAGCAATTTCCCCCTTGTAAACTTGGTGCTTCAACAGACAGAAGGCTTTTATCCTCTTTTTTGCATGtggctgttttctctctctccgaaCCCTGACTCAGTTCTGGCAAATGGTCTTCGGGTGCATTCAGACTATGTTCTGAACTGAAATCCTTCTCTGACGTGTCACCACTGGCATCATTTCTGAAACTATTTTCTAGAGAGCTCCAGTAGTCATCCCAGTTAGCATCAGGGTTGTCTCGTCTTTTGTCAATATCCAAGGAGAGCAGCGTCCCTTGAGAACAGACTGCCTCTTCACCTACAATCGGACTAGTTAAAACTGGCCTCTCCTGACTTCCACCCTCTCCCAAAGAGAGCTCTTTGTTTTCCTCAGAtactatgttttcttttttaatgagcCGTGGAAGCTCAGTCTCACTGGTGAAGTCTTGTGCACTTCCCCCCAGTGACAGCCCTTTATCTACCGCAGAATCTTCCTTCATCAAACACAGAAGCTTTTCTGGGTCAACCACAGCAATGTTTCCTCCACATTCAGTTAGTACGGTATCATTGCTGCTGACTGGCTCTGCTCTGTTCTCAGACGCAGAgcttgctttttgcttttcacTTTCCTCACACAAAGGGGACCCActggaaggctcagagccaaccAACAAATCCGCAACACAATTTTCACTTTTGGTAACAAGCAGGGTTTGGGTTTCTTGACTTTGGGCTTGATCAGGGCATTCCTTTTCAGATGGAGAACTCTTGTCCTTTTCTCCTATCGTGTTTGTCAGGGGCAGATCTGAAGCATGAAATGACAAGCTGGGCATTGCAGGACCAGCCTCAGATTGCTCCTTCTCGTTCTTGGGGAAAACTTGGTGGGGTTCCTCCCCTCTGCTTATTGCTGCATCGCTGCTACATTCACGAATGGCGGCACTGAACTCATCAGAACTCAGACTATCAACAACTGCTCCACATTTTTCAGTGTGCAAACCTCCTGTTGTGTGATAATTTGGGATTAAGGTCTCCTTTCCCATTGTCAGGCTGTCTGCACCATCTGCATTCTGTCCGTCTGGTTTTACCGCAGCCTGCTCGTTGTGACCCACTTCCAAAACTCCTGCCTCTTGGCTGGTCTCTTGAATGTTACAGTCGTCTCCCTCTGCTTCCCTCTTGGGTAATTGCATGACATGTGCCTCTCTCTTGCCACCCGTCTGTTCGCTCTGCTGTAATGGGTCAAATTCAGTTGAGGTGGTTGGTGCAGTTCCAGCTCCTGGAATCCAGCCAACATTTGGCAAAGGAGTCAGTTCCAAACCAGCATTACCTGGATCTCGCTCATCCTTTATTGCAAGAGGGATAGCAGGATGCTCTGTATCGGAGTGACTGTCCATAGATACAGCAGGAACACTGCTTATGTCTTGGTCATTCACAGAGGTTGGGTATGACACAAGGGCAAGCAACCCCACATGGCTTCCTTCAAGACTTTCTGCGGCATATTCTTTAGGATGCTCCACCAAAGGCGGgcttttgtctttttcttctttgacCTGTTCCAACATATCAGACGTGGCTTGCGC
The sequence above is drawn from the Lacerta agilis isolate rLacAgi1 chromosome 5, rLacAgi1.pri, whole genome shotgun sequence genome and encodes:
- the TACC2 gene encoding transforming acidic coiled-coil-containing protein 2 isoform X4 gives rise to the protein MGNENSSPENQDIPPVPVPVPVPVPEPVQPPSNERAVKKKRHRKKNRDRYVEQVTLDTSPLDADVPLPQPDSATSLTAADTRGSGPLVSDWKEREPYQSLLPNLLFAGLDVNEDLRPQTPVISSLSNESLHSNVAEESLSTSAHVMPPDVTAVENVLHERGAQATSDMLEQVKEEKDKSPPLVEHPKEYAAESLEGSHVGLLALVSYPTSVNDQDISSVPAVSMDSHSDTEHPAIPLAIKDERDPGNAGLELTPLPNVGWIPGAGTAPTTSTEFDPLQQSEQTGGKREAHVMQLPKREAEGDDCNIQETSQEAGVLEVGHNEQAAVKPDGQNADGADSLTMGKETLIPNYHTTGGLHTEKCGAVVDSLSSDEFSAAIRECSSDAAISRGEEPHQVFPKNEKEQSEAGPAMPSLSFHASDLPLTNTIGEKDKSSPSEKECPDQAQSQETQTLLVTKSENCVADLLVGSEPSSGSPLCEESEKQKASSASENRAEPVSSNDTVLTECGGNIAVVDPEKLLCLMKEDSAVDKGLSLGGSAQDFTSETELPRLIKKENIVSEENKELSLGEGGSQERPVLTSPIVGEEAVCSQGTLLSLDIDKRRDNPDANWDDYWSSLENSFRNDASGDTSEKDFSSEHSLNAPEDHLPELSQGSEREKTATCKKEDKSLLSVEAPSLQGGNCSQSCDLLNPSAEDLLLSFPACEMAKEVCLEEAHGSLLLRSEDNDVMQNKQEGSWEGTLAERSVWELEGLTTHDVTSEGNATLAEKTPVPKAELALLDINEWAPIAECVALGKAGIQEDTSHSESKKTSQIGGSDADSVPVIVAEQSSTADEKEGNENRHEKYKTEMKSQATDTILAQKLESNFASPQQDQQEQVTEANDQSMKRDYSGSPGVVEIDCQQQMLGNLHDGSIWEPNYPLKSSEGEASLEALPSKVVDVEQVEDGLIPSPQVDLKDSSQSLPSFCSDQQHSLNTELPNLDRNNLKTVTGPEEQKTRETSEREHALELNAPSSLQGLCESEMKVFIDILHKPQTILCGLEMKNDSTAVPDGNAPLSSISESTRDIAQGGNLKTLINPQVEESCLNKEIASKSKQELPNLNSLISDGFHEGADPNEVINEQLGGLCGLTDSTGKNNTDVAECIPGIHETVTADGEQPQTLLVGFKMPSAEGDSESSRNDLALPSKVTVLAEKGSEVEEIKENFNLFDEITLKGELVKRSEEQDLTFMAAEKAGTKGYPPEITEIASINTDSTQKADFLLAGSQADLTALPAVSGDWDTRVSQQPTNCMHHGIVNELQKELTECQKLLGTSPDLQVAAAAAAAAAAAAAAATAIHFGGTSVDNRTTDQKRPKAVHSDNILTGTAPGKDSVIPNPSSFSEERALTLEDPVGARQSKGSLSLFNFKKMQAEISAIKTKGGEYDVSFKDQQFDSSGESLFSLSSLEERLLSLSSLGKQAGCNEGVATNITCVDDKHNEIVENTGENAGKSECVFVENFSTPKMGIETPMQPAETSEKQHDASTSRSFGIGFFDFRKHISKIFEKSVHSALTTELPHLSAESSASEKDDSPAPREMPEFKQVLEEGDGSNKNGEPESDQKTEGCVLPLEAGFFNQAAKEKEEPLAHTQEYSLPDAFSERIPINDFGFSQEPSTSSPKLDSKVESSSSRALKAEQSGCVSAVSRDIDRDLMSLEVGKQQPADSCNLPSPSDTDLPAMIAASSEVVPKSDLDRTAAAKEGNLISLCNAEPGLSKEELIHYGNQCHDPLPSEDQVNQESTTDLENMSVLSLLDDLCVQKEQMEQSGMLPGENQKEPSCNYPWDGNTVDDKAGVVQQQDAVDSTKCLQVPTDAEEQKHGPDTAVHGLIDYFKNEVNLDGGSSGECKAEPNVLEGCVAEANDIMLSTAETEAGLSVDTPKTGITSTPVTDIGNSALQPNICDQGTDAKKHSETVQVMEQNVCMDAAETASANQCREENFTDEKPLQDVQEEGSTTPLPESEHSLPRELPVESNSPELCQSLLAVPEKDAVELAAKGTSDEAREGVRIESSSVPGDAINLVPDVDSSKEPLTTIISDGHNTVLESAELTATSISQPGSCQETNSPSTSVPDLKSLTSEPATNVEQPAQESRSLTEEIKRSSDSEEAFETPESTTPVKAAPVLPQPLLEVAVFDIEEQEVRPQLPSEDTGFCSDTVSVADVSHSESVEESPFHPPPHSFSTVFDEDKPIASSGTYNLDLYSIEVADSLQTADSSSLDTRSCDTKSHVRRKSTDSVPISRSTLSRSLSLQAGDFDGSSFLGNSEAAGSATDTFCSGSSSASSTLKRTKKPRPASLKKKQLAKKPPDVPPVKEPESSDINQDSIASSEEKVSEERLVLTELECPEPVQTAAEKEEPSEGQAAACPFDPTNFDEISTFGAGDSKIQDSPPAGKKPAPLTTAPEAVEVTPSDTGGQEDPPVKGLSVRLEFDYSEEKGSGEEQHEGSPLPKKVSKKPGAKMPLRRPKTKKAGEKLDNAPTTPTKAPVDPNEIPVPKGSYTFDIDKWDDPNFNPFSSTCKMQDSPKLPQQTTAAYSFNPDVCEDSIDPFKPSLKVASSPTKSPASFEIPANASEINGMEGDSLNKPAKKKKTPLKTDTFRVKKSPKRSPLSDAPSQESTPLPTTETPSVVSTVVHATDEEKLASSVGNQKWTCMTVDLDSDKQDYPQPSDLSTFVNETKFSSPTEDLEYGNSYEIEYMEKIGSSIPDDDAQTKQSLYLMFDAQQESPVKSPPVRLSDSTTPCSGSSLEETEAQLSSGVKLQHPASRSLAVSQETSIQPPDKSKTKELEPTSNNIDITTPEDPFVSADALLSRISHPPSVCDQLQYLEPDLAEKNPPIFAQKLQEELEFAAMRIEALKLARQITLASFSSSDTERDPTISADVPISKSALYSRISSSEGDNTSSLLYQQQDLDSALRVAREEIIAKEREVSEWKDKYEESRREVMEMRKIVSEYEKTIAQMIEDEQREKSMSHHTVQQLIIEKEQALSDLNSVEKSLADLFRRYEKMKEVLEGFRKNEEVLKKCAQEYLSRVKKEEQRYQALKIHAEEKLDRANAEIAQVRGKAQQEQAAYQASLRKEQLKVDALERTLEQKNKEIEELTKICDELIAKMGKS
- the TACC2 gene encoding transforming acidic coiled-coil-containing protein 2 isoform X7 — its product is MGNENSSPENQDIPPVPVPVPVPVPEPVQPPSNERAVKKKRHRKKNRDRYVEQVTLDTSPLDADVPLPQPDSATSLTAADTRGSGPLVSDWKEREPYQSLLPNLLFAGLDVNEDLRPQTPVISSLSNESLHSNVAEESLSTSAHVMPPDVTAVENVLHERGAQATSDMLEQVKEEKDKSPPLVEHPKEYAAESLEGSHVGLLALVSYPTSVNDQDISSVPAVSMDSHSDTEHPAIPLAIKDERDPGNAGLELTPLPNVGWIPGAGTAPTTSTEFDPLQQSEQTGGKREAHVMQLPKREAEGDDCNIQETSQEAGVLEVGHNEQAAVKPDGQNADGADSLTMGKETLIPNYHTTGGLHTEKCGAVVDSLSSDEFSAAIRECSSDAAISRGEEPHQVFPKNEKEQSEAGPAMPSLSFHASDLPLTNTIGEKDKSSPSEKECPDQAQSQETQTLLVTKSENCVADLLVGSEPSSGSPLCEESEKQKASSASENRAEPVSSNDTVLTECGGNIAVVDPEKLLCLMKEDSAVDKGLSLGGSAQDFTSETELPRLIKKENIVSEENKELSLGEGGSQERPVLTSPIVGEEAVCSQGTLLSLDIDKRRDNPDANWDDYWSSLENSFRNDASGDTSEKDFSSEHSLNAPEDHLPELSQGSEREKTATCKKEDKSLLSVEAPSLQGGNCSQSCDLLNPSAEDLLLSFPACEMAKEVCLEEAHGSLLLRSEDNDVMQNKQEGSWEGTLAERSVWELEGLTTHDVTSEGNATLAEKTPVPKAELALLDINEWAPIAECVALGKAGIQEDTSHSESKKTSQIGGSDADSVPVIVAEQSSTADEKEGNENRHEKYKTEMKSQATDTILAQKLESNFASPQQDQQEQVTEANDQSMKRDYSGSPGVVEIDCQQQMLGNLHDGSIWEPNYPLKSSEGEASLEALPSKVVDVEQVEDGLIPSPQVDLKDSSQSLPSFCSDQQHSLNTELPNLDRNNLKTVTGPEEQKTRETSEREHALELNAPSSLQGLCESEMKVFIDILHKPQTILCGLEMKNDSTAVPDGNAPLSSISESTRDIAQGGNLKTLINPQVEESCLNKEIASKSKQELPNLNSLISDGFHEGADPNEVINEQLGGLCGLTDSTGKNNTDVAECIPGIHETVTADGEQPQTLLVGFKMPSAEGDSESSRNDLALPSKVTVLAEKGSEVEEIKENFNLFDEITLKGELVKRSEEQDLTFMAAEKAGTKGYPPEITEIASINTDSTQKADFLLAGSQADLTALPAVSGDWDTRVSQQPTNCMHHGIVNELQKELTECQKLLGTSPDLQVAAAAAAAAAAAAAAATAIHFGGTSVDNRTTDQKRPKAVHSDNILTGTAPGKDSVIPNPSSFSEERALTLEDPVGARQSKGSLSLFNFKKMQAEISAIKTKGGEYDVSFKDQQFDSSGESLFSLSSLEERLLSLSSLGKQAGCNEGVATNITCVDDKHNEIVENTGENAGKSECVFVENFSTPKMGIETPMQPAETSEKQHDASTSRSFGIGFFDFRKHISKIFEKSVHSALTTELPHLSAESSASEKDDSPAPREMPEFKQVLEEGDGSNKNGEPESDQKTEGCVLPLEAGFFNQAAKEKEEPLAHTQEYSLPDAFSERIPINDFGFSQEPSTSSPKLDSKVESSSSRALKAEQSGCVSAVSRDIDRDLMSLEVGKQQPADSCNLPSPSDTDLPAMIAASSEVVPKSDLDRTAAAKEGNLISLCNAEPGLSKEELIHYGNQCHDPLPSEDQVNQESTTDLENMSVLSLLDDLCVQKEQMEQSGMLPGENQKEPSCNYPWDGNTVDDKAGVVQQQDAVDSTKCLQVPTDAEEQKHGPDTAVHGLIDYFKNEVNLDGGSSGECKAEPNVLEGCVAEANDIMLSTAETEAGLSVDTPKTGITSTPVTDIGNSALQPNICDQGTDAKKHSETVQVMEQNVCMDAAETASANQCREENFTDEKPLQDVQEEGSTTPLPESEHSLPRELPVESNSPELCQSLLAVPEKDAVELAAKGTSDEAREGVRIESSSVPGDAINLVPDVDSSKEPLTTIISDGHNTVLESAELTATSISQPGSCQETNSPSTSVPDLKSLTSEPATNVEQPAQESRSLTEEIKRSSDSEEAFETPESTTPVKAAPVLPQPLLEVAVFDIEEQEVRPQLPSEDTGFCSDTVSVADVSHSESVEESPFHPPPHSFSTVFDEDKPIASSGTYNLDLYSIEVADSLQTADSSSLDTRSCDTKSHVRRKSTDSVPISRSTLSRSLSLQAGDFDGSSFLGNSEAAGSATDTFCSGSSSASSTLKRTKKPRPASLKKKQLAKKPPDVPPVKEPESSDINQDSIASSEEKVSEERLVLTELECPEPVQTAAEKEEPSEGQAAACPFDPTNFDEISTFGAGDSKIQDSPPAGKKPAPLTTAPEAVEVTPSDTGGQEDPPVKGLSVRLEFDYSEEKGSGEEQHEGSPLPKKVSKKPGAKMPLRRPKTKKAGEKLDNAPTTPTKAPVDPNEIPVPKGSYTFDIDKWDDPNFNPFSSTCKMQDSPKLPQQTTAAYSFNPDVCEDSIDPFKPSLKVASSPTKSPASFEIPANASEINGMEGDSLNKPAKKKKTPLKTDTFRVKKSPKRSPLSDAPSQESTPLPTTETPSVVSTVVHATDEEKLASSVGNQKWTCMTVDLDSDKQDYPQPSDLSTFVNETKFSSPTEDLEYGNSYEIEYMEKIGSSIPQDDDAQTKQSLYLMFDAQQESPVKSPPVRLSDSTTPCSGSSLEETEAQLSSGVKLQHPASRSLAVSQETSIQPPDKSKTKELEPTSNNIDIRDPTISADVPISKSALYSRISSSEGDNTSSLLYQQQDLDSALRVAREEIIAKEREVSEWKDKYEESRREVMEMRKIVSEYEKTIAQMIGKPEDEQREKSMSHHTVQQLIIEKEQALSDLNSVEKSLADLFRRYEKMKEVLEGFRKNEEVLKKCAQEYLSRVKKEEQRYQALKIHAEEKLDRANAEIAQVRGKAQQEQAAYQASLRKEQLKVDALERTLEQKNKEIEELTKICDELIAKMGKS